One segment of Belonocnema kinseyi isolate 2016_QV_RU_SX_M_011 chromosome 7, B_treatae_v1, whole genome shotgun sequence DNA contains the following:
- the LOC117176737 gene encoding uncharacterized protein LOC117176737: FNISGVTSLIIPEEVPTILSLVYSNIPPIKKGTDSRLGVGFSLGEHADFQIVVELGPQTETEAIGNSSNDSKRRRAIILDAAMRGEMGPYAQAVAKYQMQRKLEKEFTKLMEIKKNYDNEKKNYKGNEKKSEASNWLSNWSKGLGESEFAQIPEKQNLPNIARLRVVENRTNKKPESVNHKDTEAVMQEFSKLYETQKNAEQPQQQERIAKQLELKNSTVT; encoded by the exons tttaatatttcaggcGTGACGAGTTTAATTATACCAGAGGAGGTTCCTACCATTCTATCTCTAGTGTACTCGAATATTCCTCCAATTAAAAAAG GGACGGATTCGAGACTCGGTGTTGGATTTAGTCTCGGGGAACATGCTGATTTCCAAATTGTCGTAGAGCTCGGCCCGCAAACTGAAACGGAAGCGATTGGAAATTCAAGCAATGATTCAAAGAGAAGGAGAGCT ATCATTTTGGACGCAGCAATGAGAGGAGAAATGGGTCCATATGCTCAGGCTGTAGCAAAATACCAGATGCAACGTAAGTTAGAAAAAGAATTCACCAAGTTAATGGAGATAAAGAAAAATTACGacaacgagaaaaaaaattacaaaggaaACGAGAAAAAG AGTGAGGCAAGTAATTGGCTCTCCAACTGGAGTAAGGGATTGGGAGAATCTGAATTCGCACAAATACCTGAGAaacaaaatttaccaaatattgcAAGACTAAGAGTAGTCGAGAATAGGACAAACAAAAAACCTGAATCTGTCAATCATAAAGATACAGAAGCTGTCATGCAAGAGTTTAGTAAATTATACGAAACACAAAAAAATGCTGAACAGCCACAGCAACAAGAAAGGATTGCAAAACAATTAgaacttaaaaactcaactgtaaCTTGA